In Strix uralensis isolate ZFMK-TIS-50842 chromosome 7, bStrUra1, whole genome shotgun sequence, the following proteins share a genomic window:
- the ERLIN1 gene encoding erlin-1 isoform X1, with the protein MTMAQAGAVVAAATGLLTFFLYYSIHRVEEGHLAVYYRGGALLTSPSGPGYHIMLPFITTFKSVQTTLQTDEVKNVPCGTSGGVMIYIDRIEVVNKLAPYAVYDIVRNYTADYDKTLIFNKIHHELNQFCSAHTLQEVYIELFDQIDENLKLALQKDLNVMAPGLTIQAVRVTKPKIPEAIRRNFELMEAEKTKLLIAAQKQKVVEKEAETDRKKALIEAEKAAQVARIHYQQKIMEKETEKRISEIEDAAFLAREKAKADAEYYTAWKLADSNKLKLTPEYLELMKYQAIAANSKLYFGDRIPNMFLDSCAFQQANLRTAQEASLPSQEASEASGESHLRAKESTG; encoded by the exons ATGACCATGGCCCAGGCTGGAGCCGTAGTCGCAGCTGCCACGGGACTCCTCACGTTCTTCCTGTACTACTCCATCCACAGGGTTGAGGAGGGGCACCTGGCTGTGTATTACAG gggtggtgcgTTGTTAACTAGTCCGAGTGGACCAGGCTACCACATCATGCTCCCGTTCATTACCACGTTCAAATCCGTGCAG aCCACGTTGCAGACTGATGAAGTGAAAAATGTGCCTTGTGGGACAAG TGGCGGTGTTATGATCTACATTGACCGAATAGAAGTTGTGAATAAATTGGCACCGTACGCAG TGTACGATATTGTGAGAAACTACACTGCAGACTACGATAAGACCTTGATCTTCAATAAAATTCATCATGAGCTGAATCAGTTCTGCAGTGCCCACACCCTGCAGGAAGTATACATTGAGCTGTTCG ATCAGATAGATGAGAATCTGAAGTTGGCCCTGCAGAAAGATCTCAATGTCATGGCACCAGGTCTCACTATCCAG gctGTGCGTGTTACAAAACCCAAAATCCCAGAAGCCATCCGAAGAAATTTTGAGCTGAT GGAGGCTGAGAAGACCAAGCTGCTGATTGCAGCCCAGAAGCAGAAGGTAGTAGAGAAGGAGGCAGAGACCGACCGGAAGAAAGCGCTTATTG AGGCAGAGAAGGCTGCTCAGGTGGCCAGGATTCACTATCAACAGAAGATCatggagaaggaaacagagaagcGGATTTCTGAGATTGAAG ATGCTGCATTCCTGgcaagagagaaagcaaaagctgatGCGGAGTACTACACTGCTTGGAAGCTGGCTGATTCCAACAAG CTGAAGCTTACCCCTGAGTATCTGGAACTAATGAAATACCAAGCAATAGCTGCAAACAGCAAGCTGTATTTTGGTGACCGCATCCCCAACATGTTTCTGGATTCCTGTGCCTTCCAGCAAGCCAATCTGAGGACTGCCCAAGAAGCCAGCCTTCCTTCACAGGAGGCCTCGGAGGCCTCTGGAGAAAGCCACCTCAGAGCAAAGGAAAGCACTGGCTGA
- the ERLIN1 gene encoding erlin-1 isoform X2, whose protein sequence is MLPFITTFKSVQTTLQTDEVKNVPCGTSGGVMIYIDRIEVVNKLAPYAVYDIVRNYTADYDKTLIFNKIHHELNQFCSAHTLQEVYIELFDQIDENLKLALQKDLNVMAPGLTIQAVRVTKPKIPEAIRRNFELMEAEKTKLLIAAQKQKVVEKEAETDRKKALIEAEKAAQVARIHYQQKIMEKETEKRISEIEDAAFLAREKAKADAEYYTAWKLADSNKLKLTPEYLELMKYQAIAANSKLYFGDRIPNMFLDSCAFQQANLRTAQEASLPSQEASEASGESHLRAKESTG, encoded by the exons ATGCTCCCGTTCATTACCACGTTCAAATCCGTGCAG aCCACGTTGCAGACTGATGAAGTGAAAAATGTGCCTTGTGGGACAAG TGGCGGTGTTATGATCTACATTGACCGAATAGAAGTTGTGAATAAATTGGCACCGTACGCAG TGTACGATATTGTGAGAAACTACACTGCAGACTACGATAAGACCTTGATCTTCAATAAAATTCATCATGAGCTGAATCAGTTCTGCAGTGCCCACACCCTGCAGGAAGTATACATTGAGCTGTTCG ATCAGATAGATGAGAATCTGAAGTTGGCCCTGCAGAAAGATCTCAATGTCATGGCACCAGGTCTCACTATCCAG gctGTGCGTGTTACAAAACCCAAAATCCCAGAAGCCATCCGAAGAAATTTTGAGCTGAT GGAGGCTGAGAAGACCAAGCTGCTGATTGCAGCCCAGAAGCAGAAGGTAGTAGAGAAGGAGGCAGAGACCGACCGGAAGAAAGCGCTTATTG AGGCAGAGAAGGCTGCTCAGGTGGCCAGGATTCACTATCAACAGAAGATCatggagaaggaaacagagaagcGGATTTCTGAGATTGAAG ATGCTGCATTCCTGgcaagagagaaagcaaaagctgatGCGGAGTACTACACTGCTTGGAAGCTGGCTGATTCCAACAAG CTGAAGCTTACCCCTGAGTATCTGGAACTAATGAAATACCAAGCAATAGCTGCAAACAGCAAGCTGTATTTTGGTGACCGCATCCCCAACATGTTTCTGGATTCCTGTGCCTTCCAGCAAGCCAATCTGAGGACTGCCCAAGAAGCCAGCCTTCCTTCACAGGAGGCCTCGGAGGCCTCTGGAGAAAGCCACCTCAGAGCAAAGGAAAGCACTGGCTGA